One genomic segment of Suttonella sp. R2A3 includes these proteins:
- the prfA gene encoding peptide chain release factor 1, protein MHATILAKLDTIAERLEELNALLADPETAANPDKLRVYGQEHAQLTPVVQNIHERSRILRELEDLEDMENDPEMAELAKSERETLEQGLIACEAQLQRQMIPKDPLDEANVYLEIRAGTGGDEAAIFAGDLWRMYAKFAESKRWQIDILSDNAGEHGGYKEIIARISGNQVYSTLKFESGAHRVQRVPETESGGRIHTSAATVAVLPEGEDVQAIEINPADLRVDTYRASGAGGQHINKTDSAIRITHLPSGVVVECQEERSQHKNRAKAMSLLQARLLDAQRQSAQAEQAAERKSLVGSGDRSERIRTYNYPQGRVTDHRINLTLYQLDEILEGALDAIIEPLQQEQETNALLDLQNA, encoded by the coding sequence ATGCACGCCACGATTCTTGCCAAACTCGACACCATTGCTGAGCGCTTAGAAGAGCTCAATGCGCTACTCGCTGACCCGGAAACCGCCGCTAACCCCGATAAATTACGCGTCTATGGTCAGGAACACGCACAACTCACACCAGTTGTGCAAAATATCCATGAGCGCTCACGTATTCTGCGTGAGCTTGAAGATCTTGAGGATATGGAAAATGATCCCGAGATGGCTGAACTCGCCAAAAGTGAGCGCGAAACGCTTGAACAAGGCCTAATCGCCTGCGAAGCACAGCTGCAGCGGCAAATGATCCCCAAAGATCCACTCGATGAAGCCAATGTGTATTTAGAAATTCGCGCCGGTACCGGTGGTGATGAAGCTGCAATCTTTGCTGGCGATTTATGGCGTATGTACGCCAAATTCGCCGAGAGCAAACGCTGGCAGATCGATATCTTATCCGATAACGCGGGCGAACACGGTGGCTATAAAGAAATCATTGCACGCATCAGCGGTAACCAGGTGTATTCGACCTTAAAATTCGAATCCGGCGCCCACCGCGTGCAGCGCGTTCCGGAAACCGAATCCGGCGGACGTATCCACACTTCAGCCGCCACCGTTGCTGTGCTACCCGAAGGTGAAGACGTGCAAGCCATTGAGATTAATCCGGCGGATTTACGCGTTGATACCTATCGCGCATCAGGCGCTGGCGGGCAGCACATCAACAAAACCGATTCCGCCATCCGTATCACGCATCTACCCAGTGGTGTGGTGGTTGAATGCCAGGAAGAACGTTCACAGCATAAAAACCGCGCTAAAGCGATGAGCCTCCTACAAGCGCGCCTGCTCGATGCCCAACGACAAAGTGCGCAAGCCGAACAGGCTGCTGAGCGTAAAAGCCTGGTCGGTAGTGGCGATCGATCCGAGCGCATCCGCACCTATAATTATCCGCAAGGGCGTGTTACCGACCACCGCATTAACCTCACCCTGTATCAGCTTGATGAGATACTCGAAGGAGCGTTAGATGCGATTATCGAACCTCTGCAACAAGAGCAGGAAACCAATGCCTTGCTCGATTTGCAAAACGCATGA